Proteins encoded together in one Triticum dicoccoides isolate Atlit2015 ecotype Zavitan chromosome 7B, WEW_v2.0, whole genome shotgun sequence window:
- the LOC119335724 gene encoding uncharacterized protein OsI_027940-like: MSRHPEVRWAQRIDKVYITVQLPDAKDAKVKLEPDGVFSFFATAGTDGNSYESKLDLNDKVNVEASKVSVGVRSIFCILEKADAKWWNKLVPDDQKAPHFVKVDWDKWVDEDDDGADVNVDGMDFSNMGGMGGMPGMEGLGGMGGMPGMEGLGGMGGMGGLAGMMGGMGGMGGMGMPPGMEGLGGMGMDDFEDESDDEGEVSKPQDAGKSDAAEISEVEGKAGTAAQSN, translated from the exons ATGAG TCGGCACCCTGAAGTCAGGTGGGCTCAAAGGATTGACAAGGTGTATATCACAGTACAATTGCCTGACGCAAAGGATGCCAAGGTCAAGCTGGAACCTGATGGTGTATTCTCTTTCTTTGCCACTGCTGGAACTGATGGGAACTCCTATGAATCAAAACTGGATTTGAATGACAAAGTGAATGTCGAG GCAAGCAAAGTAAGTGTTGGTGTCAGGTCCATATTCTGTATTTTGGAAAAAGCCGACGCCAAATGGTGGAATAAGCTTGTTCCAGATGATCAGAAGGCACCACACTTCGTGAAAGTTGATTGGGACAAAtgggtcgatgaagatgatgatg GTGCTGATGTTAATGTTGATGGGATGGACTTTTCG AATATGGGTGGCATGGGCGGTATGCCTGGCATGGAAGGTTTGGGCGGCATGGGTGGCATGCCCGGCATGGAAGGTTTGGGTGGCATGGGTGGTATGGGTGGTCTGGCTGGTATGATGGGTGGAATGGGCGGTATGGGTGGTATGGGCATGCCGCCTGGTATGGAAGGTTTGGGTGGTATGGGGATGGATGATTTTGAGGATGAGAGTGACGACGAAG GAGAAGTGTCGAAACCTCAAGACGCAGGGAAGTCTGATGCTGCGGAAATCTCCGAGGTGGAAGGCAAAGCTGGCACAGCTGCTCAGAGCAACTGA